The following coding sequences lie in one Anomalospiza imberbis isolate Cuckoo-Finch-1a 21T00152 chromosome 21, ASM3175350v1, whole genome shotgun sequence genomic window:
- the RALGDS gene encoding ral guanine nucleotide dissociation stimulator isoform X2 has protein sequence MVSRRRAPPHHVPAGPERMFEGCRRARSLWGGVRLEVAGESSPVVLHSFTQLDPDLPPLESSTQEIGEELEDGVIYSISLRKVQLHHTANKGQRWLGFENESALNLYETCKVRTIKAGTLEKLVEYLVSAFKGNDSTYVTIFLCTYRAFATTKQVLDLLLNRYGKLHVQANGDHARHTVDERMELKNTISSILGAWLDQYSEDFRKPPDFACLKQLISYVRHNIPGSDLERRARILLAQFQQQEQSEAEAEAVDHGSCTFQLVEENGVGDGKPDFLSFSPEMVAEQFTLMDAELFKKVVPYHCLGCIWSQRDKKGKEHLAPTIRATVSQFNSVANCVIATCLGDRSLKPQQRAKVVERWIEVARECRILKNFSSLRAILSALQCNAVHRLKKTWDEVLRESFRTFHELSEIFSDENNHSLSRELLIKEGTSKFATLEINPKRAQKRQQQQREMGVMQGTIPYLGTFLTDLVMLDTAMKDFLDGGLINFEKRRKEFEVIAQIKLLQSACNNYSFTQEDQFVEWFHSLERLSEAESYGLSCEIEPLSESASNTLKAKKNTGIIKRWSDRQPPSTEPCASGSSHSKSFDQLKCGQYLCSGDATDSVSVTSAGSSSSDVEEINISFIPESPDCQEKKRWYAPSVADGEAKPTVSSASPLLPALQFWESTSLSSLDTSGIGSGSSSASSSSVSSTPVTASRTHKRSVSGISSYSSLSLPLYNQQVDDCCIIRVSLAVDNGNMYKSILVTSQDKTPVVIRKAMAKHNLDGDRPEDYELVQIISEERELKIPDNANVFYAMNSAANYDFVLKKRGFSKGVKIKHGSSSTLPRMKQKGLKIAKGIF, from the exons AGCTCCACACAGGAGATCggagaggagctggaggatgGTGTGATCTACAGCATATCCCTCCGGAAAGTGCAGCTCCATCACACGGCCAACAAAGGGCAGCGCTGGCTGGGG ttTGAGAATGAGTCAGCCTTAAACCTCTACGAGACGTGCAAGGTGCGGACGATAAAAGCCGGGACCTTGGAGAAGCTGGTGGAGTACCTGGTCTCAGCCTTCAAGGGCAATGACTCCACCTATGTCACCATCTTCCTGTGCACCTACCGGGCCTTCGCCACCACCAAGCAAGTGCTGGACCTGCTGCTTAACAG GTATGGCAAACTCCACGTGCAGGCAAATGGGGACCACGCCAGGCACACTGTGGACGAGAGGATGGAGCTGAAGAA CACCATCTCCTCCATCCTGGGGGCCTGGCTGGACCAGTACTCGGAGGATTTCCGCAAGCCCCCCGACTTTGCCTGCCTCAAGCAGCTCATCTCCTACGTGCGCCACAACATCCCCGGCTCCGACCTGGAGCGCCGAGCCCGCATCCTGCTGGCCCAGttccagcagcaagagcagagcGAGGCCGAGGCTGAAG CTGTGGACCACGGCAGCTGCACCTTCCAGCTGGTGGAAGAGAACGGGGTTGGGGATGGGAAGCCAgatttcctctccttctccccagagaTGGTGGcagaacagttcacactgaTGGATGCT GAGCTGTTCAAGAAAGTGGTGCCTTACCACTGCCTGGGCTGTATCTGGTCCCAGAGGGACAAGAAGGGCAAAGAGCACCTGGCCCCCACCATCCGTGCCACAGTCTCCCAGTTCAACAGTGTGGCCAACTGTGTCATCGCCACTTGTCTCGGGGACAGGTCCCTGAAGCCACAGCAGAGGGCCAAGGTGGTGGAGCGGTGGATCGAAGTGGCTCGG GAGTGCCGCATCCTGAAGAACTTCTCCTCCCTCCGAGCCATCCTCTCGGCCCTGCAGTGCAACGCCGTGCACCGGCTGAAGAAGACCTGGGACGAGGTCCTGCG GGAGAGCTTCCGCACGTTCCATGAGCTCTCAGAGATCTTCTCCGACGAGAACAACCACTCGCTGAGCCGGGAGCTTCTCATCAAG GAGGGCACATCCAAATTTGCCACCTTGGAGATCAACCCAAAGAGGGCTCAgaagcggcagcagcagcagcgagaGATG GGTGTGATGCAGGGCACCATTCCCTACCTTGGCACCTTCCTCACGGACCTGGTGATGCTGGACACGGCCATGAAGGATTTCCTGGAT ggtGGGCTGATCAACTTTGAGAAGAGAAGAAAG GAGTTCGAAGTCATCGCGCAGATCAAGCTGCTCCAGTCAGCCTGCAACAACTACAGCTTCACCCAGGAGGACCAGTTTGTGGAGTGGTTCCACAGCCTGGAGCGGCTCAGCGAGGCCGAGAG ctaTGGGTTGTCGTGTGAGATTGAACCACTGTCAGAGTCAGCCAGCAACACACTGAAGGCCAAGAAAAACACGGGCATCATCAAGAGATGGAGCGA CCGGCAGCCACCGAGCACCGAGCCCTGTGCCAGCGGCAGCTCCCACTCGAAATCCTTCGACCAGCTCAAGTGTGGGCAGTACCTGTGCAGTGGGGACGCCACTGACTCGGTGAGCGTCACCTCCGCCGGCTCCAGCAGCTCCGACGTGGAGGAGATCAACATCAGCTTCATCCCCGAGTCCCCTGACTGCCAGGAGAAGAAG CGCTGGTACGCCCCGTCTGTGGCCGATGGAGAAGCTAAACCCACTGTGTCCTCCGCatcccctctcctccctgccctccagTTCTGGGAATCCACCTCCCTCTCTTCCCTGGACACGTCAGGCATCGGCTCAGGCTCCAGCAGTGCCTCCTCCTCTTCCGTCTCCTCCACGCCGGTGACGGCCTCCCGCACACACAAGCGCTCGGTCTCCGGCATCTCCAGCTACTCCTCACTCTCGCTGCCCCTCTACAACCAGCAGGTCGATGACTGTTGCATCATCCGAGTCAGCCTGGCTGTGGACAACGGCAACATGTACAAGAGCATCCTG GTGACGAGCCAGGACAAGACCCCCGTGGTTATTCGCAAGGCCATGGCCAAACACAACCTGGATGGGGACCGGCCTGAAGACTATGAGCTTGTCCAGATCATCTCGGAGGAgagag AGCTGAAGATCCCCGACAATGCCAATGTCTTCTACGCCATGAACTCCGCTGCCAACTATGACTTTGTGCTCAAGAAGCGGGGCTTCTCCAAGGGGGTGAAGATCAAGCACGGCTCCAGCTCCACCCTGCCCAGGATGAAGCAGAAAGGCCTGAAGATCGCCAAGGGCATCTTCTAg